The following nucleotide sequence is from Gammaproteobacteria bacterium CG11_big_fil_rev_8_21_14_0_20_46_22.
CATGCCTGCCTATCTGAAGCTTTCTGCTGTGTAGCGCCGATCAAGATCCAGGGCGTCTAGAAAATCATCGTCATGTGAAACCACGATTAAACTGCCAGGATAGTGTCTTAGAATTTGTGTGACGTGTTCTTTGGTTTCTAAATCAAGGTTGTTCGTGATTTCATCGAGTATTAACAGTTTAGGCGAGCGCGCGGCAATTAAGCATAACGAGAGTCTCGCTTTTTCACCGCCGGATAATTGTGGGATAGGCGTGTTAACGGCTTCATTTTGTCTAAACAGGAAGTCACTGAGGTGTTGCCTGATACTGGTTTGATCCCAGTGCGAGCAAAGTGCTTCTAAAGCTTCGATGACTGTGCGATCTTGATTAAGCGTGTTGTAGTGCTGATCCAGATAGCCGATGCCGTGAGCTTCAGGTAAACGCCAATCGCCTTGTCTGCTGACTTCTTTGTTTTGCAGTAACGCCTTGAGTAGTGTGGATTTTCCGGAGCCATTCTCGCCGGTGATCGCCACGCGCTCACTCGCTGACACGCTGAGGTTAATATCATTTAAAAGGCAGGGTTGGTTTTTGTAGCCGAGGCTTGCGTGACGCACGCTGAGTATTTCGCCGCGTGAGCTTTGCTCTGCATCAAGATGAAATGTGGGTAGAATCACTTCGGGTAGGCGTAACTCAGCGAGCTGCTCGTTCAGTGTTTGTCGTTTGTCATCAATGGCGGCTTTTTTTCTGCCAGTGGTTTGTTCGGCCCGTCTGGCTTTTGCATGGCTAGTGATGGTGGGCCATTTCCTATTGCTAACACTTTTCTCGCCTTTGCGTTTGCTCTTTGTGGCACGCTGTTGTTCTCTCATCAGCTGTTCGTGCGTGTCTTTCTTCTCGCGCTTGAGTTGGTCCAGTTGTTTTTCAATGTGCTCACGCGCATGTTTAATTTTTTGAATATAATCTTCGTAATGCCCGGAGAAAGTGTGGATTTGTTGGTTATCAATATGCCACAAGGTATCGGCGCATTGTTCAATTAAAGTTTTGTCGTGGGTGATCATAATGATCGTGCCGTAGTAGTGCTTTAACATGCGTATTAAGCTTTTGCGATTATTGCGATCCAGGTGATTTGTGGGTTCATCGAGCAGTAGTGCATTCGGCTGTAAGGCTAATGCTTCGGAAAGACGCTGATTAAACCGTTGTCCACCGCTAAGTTCGTGGTAATCATCAATG
It contains:
- a CDS encoding antibiotic ABC transporter ATP-binding protein; amino-acid sequence: MHTPILLNTISLSFGSQCCFDEFSAEIYPGQRIAIIGRNGSGKSSLMKLLRGQLDPSSGEVIVPEDVTIGYVEQTIDDYHELSGGQRFNQRLSEALALQPNALLLDEPTNHLDRNNRKSLIRMLKHYYGTIIMITHDKTLIEQCADTLWHIDNQQIHTFSGHYEDYIQKIKHAREHIEKQLDQLKREKKDTHEQLMREQQRATKSKRKGEKSVSNRKWPTITSHAKARRAEQTTGRKKAAIDDKRQTLNEQLAELRLPEVILPTFHLDAEQSSRGEILSVRHASLGYKNQPCLLNDINLSVSASERVAITGENGSGKSTLLKALLQNKEVSRQGDWRLPEAHGIGYLDQHYNTLNQDRTVIEALEALCSHWDQTSIRQHLSDFLFRQNEAVNTPIPQLSGGEKARLSLCLIAARSPKLLILDEITNNLDLETKEHVTQILRHYPGSLIVVSHDDDFLDALDLDRRYTAESFR